The window GCCCGGTCCAGCGGTGCGAGGAAGCCGACCGAGGCACCGCCCCGCACGGTGTCGACCAGCAGGTCCGCCATCCCCTCGACCAGCGACGGTGGCTGTCGTCCGGTGAGCCGGGATATCACCGCTCCGGACGCGGACTTGGACGGCGCCTCGGGGCCGGCCGCGGTCTCGTTCACGGCTTCACCACCATCAGGGCGTACCGCGCGTCCTCGGTTCCCGGGCACCGGAACCGCGTCGGCCCCCACACCCGCATCCGCAGACAGTCCCCGGCGGCCAAACGGTGCTCGGCGTCGCGGTCGGTGACGTGGAGGGTGCCGTCCAGGACCCAGATGTGCTGTTCGAGGCCGGCTACCGGTGGGCCGTCGTAGGAGAGGTCCGCGCCCGCCGTCAGCCGCCCCTCGACCAGTTCGCCGCGCAGGCCGGGCATCGGCGGTGACACGGAGCGCCTGAGGAATCCGGAGGGCCTGTC is drawn from Streptomyces bottropensis ATCC 25435 and contains these coding sequences:
- a CDS encoding helix-turn-helix domain-containing protein — translated: MGSVEKVVEPDPVDLRLAARLAELRAEHGWSLGELADRSGVSRSTLSRVERAETSPTAALLNRLCRVYGRTMSQLLGEVEAEPASVVRAAEQALWEDRPSGFLRRSVSPPMPGLRGELVEGRLTAGADLSYDGPPVAGLEQHIWVLDGTLHVTDRDAEHRLAAGDCLRMRVWGPTRFRCPGTEDARYALMVVKP